A genomic window from Thermococcus sp. includes:
- a CDS encoding helix-turn-helix domain-containing protein, with product MDMKLKQSDINKIIKLRRRGLKIREIAEIFEVSPRRIQQILRNPELKTPGRRHRKLPVWIRDRIVQLNEQGYSINKIYIVLKSEGISISKYKIWKTIQEYKSIKTEKTREEFRQIIKTHSPAVQICIINGGKNSVSKLLLIIKIPDCKVLYCRVFEKLKLRDIIQVFDSEVIKSFKPKLVVLTPVPPLVPTRGSSNRLTRHLNNLQIPFVWIPKSLKEVYKSYEREIKKLFRAKLSCTQGLIKKIEKACKNFYGVNGDENNRADKGISKNKEC from the coding sequence AAGTGACATTAATAAAATAATAAAACTAAGAAGACGGGGGTTAAAAATAAGAGAAATTGCGGAAATTTTTGAAGTATCACCCAGGCGTATTCAGCAGATTCTCAGGAACCCGGAGTTAAAGACGCCCGGGCGAAGACACCGCAAACTGCCAGTGTGGATACGTGACAGAATCGTCCAGCTAAACGAACAGGGTTATTCAATTAACAAGATTTATATAGTGTTAAAGTCAGAAGGTATTTCAATTTCAAAATACAAGATATGGAAAACAATTCAGGAGTATAAATCAATCAAGACCGAAAAAACACGGGAAGAGTTCAGACAGATAATCAAAACTCATAGTCCGGCCGTTCAAATCTGCATTATTAATGGAGGAAAAAACAGTGTGTCCAAGCTCTTGTTGATAATAAAGATTCCCGACTGCAAAGTGCTGTATTGCAGGGTTTTTGAAAAACTCAAGCTGAGGGACATAATTCAGGTGTTTGACTCGGAGGTCATTAAATCCTTCAAACCAAAACTTGTAGTTTTAACCCCGGTACCACCTCTGGTTCCGACCCGAGGTTCGAGTAACAGACTGACACGTCATTTAAATAACCTTCAGATACCCTTTGTATGGATTCCCAAGTCCCTAAAAGAGGTTTATAAATCCTACGAAAGGGAAATCAAAAAGCTTTTTAGGGCCAAACTATCGTGCACTCAGGGTCTCATCAAAAAGATTGAGAAGGCGTGTAAAAATTTCTATGGGGTGAATGGAGATGAGAATAA